GGTAGGATCCGACGGAGTCGGACGTTCCCGCTCAGGCTTCTCGAGGAGGTCCAGGGGGTGTGGCGCCGGGCCCGCGGCAGCAGCGGCGTTGGAGCTCGGCTGCTGGAGGCCCGGGCCCCGCCGGCTCAGCCTTAGGGCGCTGCGGTTACTCAAAAGCTCCCTGGCGGCCCCATCCCAGGCCACCCCTGGCAGAAATCGACCCCGTTGCTGTGGCTGTGGCTGTGGCTGCGGCGGCGGCTTCTCCGCGAGGGCACCTGCAGGGGGCGCCACCTCCTTCCCCGGGGCTGTGGGTAGGGCATGCCGCTTACTCTCGCCAGTCGGGGAAACCGAGGGTGAGGGATCTGTGCAAGACCCGTTCTGCAGTTGCTGGTCATCCAGGTAATCCAGGTATTTGCCCCGCAGGGCCGGAGGGTGGCGACACTGCACGAAGACGGTGAGGAGCCGGCCCTGCGAGTGCCAGTCACCCATCCAGCGCTTCAGGTCCCTCAGCCGGCAGTCGCAGGTCCAGCCGTTGCCGTCTAGATCCAACCGATagagggctgggctggaggcGAAGATGTCCCCGGAGAGGGCACTGAGCGCATTGTCGCGCAAGCTGAGCTCGCGCAGCCGGCCCAGGTGGCCAAAGATAGTGGGGTGCAGAGCGGACAGCTCATTGCCGCTCAGGTCCAGCGCCTCCAGGCTGTGCAGAGGCTCCAGCAGCGCCACGGGCAGCTGGCTCAGCCGATTGCCCTCCAGGCGCAGCTCGCGCAAGGCCTCCAACCCCCAAAAAGCCTCGGGCGCGAGGTGCGTGAGCTGGTTGCCCCTGAGCGAGAGTAGGCCAAGGCGCGGCAGGTGCTGGAAGACGCGCGGCCCGAGGTGCTGCAGGCTGTTGGCCGAGAGGATGAGGGTGGAGAGGGAGCGCAGCGGTGCGAAGGTGGCCGCGTGGCGTAGGGAGGGCTGCAGCTCGTTGGCAGAGAGGTTGAGGAAGCGCAGCTTCCCCAGATGGGCGAAGGCGTTCTTGCCCAGAAAACGGATCCGGTTGGACTCCAGATGTAGGTAGAGCAAGTTACCCAAGGGGGCAAAGACGGCGTCCGGCAGCACCCCCAGGGCGTTCCCGTCCAGCCGCAGCTTGACCAGACTTTCCAGTCCCTCGAAGGAGCCGCGGCTGAGGCGGCTGATCTCGTTCCCGTTGGCGTAGAGGATGCGCAGCTTGCGCAGCGGCGCCAGCGTGCCCGGGGCGAGCGCCTGCAGGAGGTTGTTGCCCAGGTAGAGCTCCTCCAGCCGCGAGAGCTTCTCGAAGGTCTTGGGGTGCAGAGAACGGATCTGGTTGTACTGCAGGTCCAGCCGTCTGAGCTGCCCCAGGCGGTGGAAGTCGAAGGCCGTGATGTTGGTTATGAAGTTGCCGCCGAGGCTGTAGGTGAGCACGTCCTGCGGGCTCGGCAGCGAGCTGGTCTTGGGCACGGCGCGGAGCCCCCTGTTGGTGCACAGGAGGTGCTGGGGGTGCTGGCAGTCGCAGCGCTCCGGACACACCGGCTGGGCCCGCGGCGGGAGCGCAAGGCAGCCGCACACCACGAGCAGGAAGCGCAAGGCGCGGGCAGCCTCCATCGCCGCCCGCCCTGCGTTCTGCGGCCGGATCGTCCTCTTGGCCCGCCGGCTCTGTGTCTCCTCTGCATTCCCCTTGGCCTGGCCAGAGTCGCTAAATGGCCTCTTTCGGACTTCGCAGCGCCGTCCAGCCCCTCCTCCGCCCTTTGTCCGGTGGCTGGCCCGGGTCTCTGCAGGCGGGCTTTGCCTGGCCAAGTCAGGAGGCGCAGGGCGCTCCGCGAGCTCCGGGTGCTACTTGTTGCATTTTTGCAGAACTTTCTCCGGGTGCgcgtcgggggcgggggggggggcgtggaggGAGGGAGCAAGACCTGAGCTTTTTGTTTGCAGCTTGAGTCCGGAGAGCTGGATTCCCTGGCACGGATTCTCCCCGCCAGCGGATTCCCCAGCTGCAGGCGGGAGCCCTTCCACGAGCTCCTCCGGGCGCGGCTTGGCTGCTGCGCCGGGGCGGCTCGGCCCCCGCAGCCCGCGCCTCCTCGCTCCCAGTCCGGGACCGGTAGCGCGGCCTGGGTGGAACAGCCCCGGGAGGAGCCGGGGGTGTGCAAGGCTGCGTCCGGAAGGGACCCAAGTCTGCGAGTGGCGAGCAAACCGGGCGGAAATTCGTTCTTCCCACACTCTGCCCCCCGGGGATACaggcaggggggcggggggaaggagaTGGCGGAGGGAGGACAGACCCCGgtagggggaggaggaaacgctAAGTGGCTCCGCGTCTGGTCAACCGGAGCCCGGGACGCCAAGTGAGAAAAGTAGGGATTAAAAACAGCTGTACGAGTCGGACACgccgggctgggggcgggggtggattACCGGGCGAGCAGACGGGATTTGCAGACAGAAACCTTTTTATTTTAGACGAGCACACCAGTCGCTTCGAAGCAGTGGGAGCGCGACTCGTTTTATTCGTTTTTAAGACAGTTGCTCTTCCAGGTGGCCCCCTGCAAGAAGTTGGGGCAGCACGGAACCTGCCGTCGTTCTACGGGAAGTTTCGGGCAGCACAAGGCTGGCTGCCAAGAGCTGTCGGTGGGCTACTGTCAGAAGAGGCTAGGTCAAGCCATTCTGGCTGTTGCGTGCTTGGGTTTTTGACATCGCTGTACTGGTGGCCAGTAGCCGAGGAGAGGCACCGCCCCTTCTTAGGGATCTAAACTGAGTAGTTGCTTGGCCCTGCTGTAGGCAAGAGCATGGAGAAAGCTCAGAACTGGTTCTGCCACCGTGAAAGTGTCAGATTTAGGTGATTTAGTCCCATTAATCCTCCTCCAGTCTTAGAGCCCTTGGGGCAGGCTCTGCacgtgtgcatatatatatataataacctTCACAGACCCTCTGGTAACTGCTACCTGCTGGGCCCTCCCCCTTTATGCCTGGGCTTGCGGTGATCTTCAGAAATTTGGCCCACAATTTTTCAGACCTGGTTTAGTTGGGGAAGTCTTAACACTTACTATCAATAGGGAGTGGAGCATTTATTAACGGCGCCATTCAGGGCAGCCCCAGCTGAGAAGGAGAATGGGCAAGAAAGAgctgttcattactgtttgttccTGCAAGCCATTCCCTACCCTCATCCCAGGAGGTTCAGAAAACGTAAttttaaggacctactgtgtggaAAATTAAAGGAGAGAGACATATCCTCACCTCAAGAGGCTGACAGTCTAGTGGGGAGGGCAAGACAGGAAAGGTCAAATAACAAGGTAAGGCTGTAGTATGAGAAAGCTGCTGAGATGCAAATGATTTTGAATAATTCCAATGTTCAATGGTGATTAATTGGCTCCTTTAGCGATTCATATAGGCAAGTGAATTTCAAGAAAAGTGAGACCATTGGCAGCATAGTCAGTGAACACTTATGGATGAGCAGGGACCTTGGGTCCAGGGAGATGGGGCTGGGGAATGGAAGGTAGGTAGGCAGTGAAATGTCCATTCAGGGCACAGTGAGCAGAGCAAGTTTGCTTGTGATTTGTTTTGAGATTTCTAATAAAGGATGAACTTGGGGAACCAAGTATCTTTCTGAACAAGATGAAAGATGAAGTTGCCCAGGCAGTTTGGTAGTTTGGGTTTTAGTTCTCCTTGTGAGAAACCTCTGAAATCCTTTAGTTCTTGACTCCAGTCCTCCTTATGAAGGTCTGGCTGCCCTAGAGGGTGAGGCCCAAGCTTGTACCGTGTAGCACAATTTCTGATCTGGGCCCCAGAAGCTGCGAGGAGGACCTCAGTCCTTGGTGGCAACAGAGGTCATTCGATTGTTCAGAGGAAAGAATACTAAGAAGCTGCTGGCTTTCAAATTGAGCCACTAGATCTACCTGGGATGCAGCTGTAGCAGCATCTGCTTTTGAGGCCCTAGCCTTGGGACACACAACGGCCTTCTGAGCGGGAAGGAGGTCGGAAACTGAGAGGTGTGAtgtggaagaggaagaagcaggAATCAGACCCTCCTCCTTTGCATAAGCTTCCTCTTTTCCTGACTCTTCCAAGAAAACTCGTCCAGTAAAGGAGGCCAGGAGGGGCATTCCCTCAGAGGTCACTACAGTTTGGACTAATCACTTACTCCACTGAGGGTGGTGTTCCTTTGTAGATGCCTCTAAGTAAGATTAACAAAGTAATCAGACCCCTGCGGttgttcagtatttttttaatgtcttgggTATTATTGTCCAGTGCCTAATATTTCTACCAGTAGTCCTGGATTGCAGGTAAAAATAACATCTTCCGTGGTTTCATGTCAAAAGACAATTGGTTTTCCATAATGTTCCGTTTTCTTGAAGTAACACATCTGCCCCATGTAGTTAACCTTGCTTAAAATAGATAATAGTATGCCAAATTTCAAATAAGTAGAAACAGTTTCTGATAGGTGTCGCTAGCACCCTCAATCTAGTTTCAGTAAGGGTAAAATTTTGAGATCTGCAGGTAaagtacgtgtgtgtatgtgtgcgtataCGTTCTTTCTGAAAAAGCGTGATTGCcatcttttaaagaaatgcttccctTTTTAAAGGCATATAACCTGAGGTCAACTTTACAAATGAATGACATTAAAAAACTTCAGAGTACACATATGTGATATCCATATGTGCCCCCAATGGTCTCCATGTCTGTGGTGCTATGTGTTCAGGTGTTTGATTTATTCTCAGACCATGTCTCTCTTCAGGAGTTAAAATTTTGCTTGAATTTGGTAGTCTTAGAGCCCCTGGTAGTGAAGAGTTATAAAAGTAACTCCGTATTGCTGCTGGTGATCAGGCAAGAAGCATTTAGTGAGAATTTAGCATGTGCCGCATCCCAGGTTGAGCTGTGGGAAGGCAGTGCTGATAAGACACAGGGCCCGACCTCAGGGTGCAACAACTTAGCGGGGAGACTGATGGGCGGGGAGCAATTGCAGTGCCGTGGGAGCCCTGAGGAGGTGCACCTGGCTGGACTGAGAGCTTGAGGAAGGCTTCCAGAGGAGGGAAGTGCTGAGTACTACCTATGTGATGGCGAGCAGGGCAGGAAGAGGGGAAGCCTGGGGACAGGTGCAAGAGAGTGACTTAGAAACCTCCAAATCTTCTGTCTGAATCTTTGTTGGTGAGTTTCTTTTGACATCTGTGTTTTTTAATAGTATCACACAACCTGTTCATACAATGACTTCCAAATAAATAGTCCCTTATTCCCCTTTAAGTCTTTCAGCAGGGAGTTGACATAATCACATCTGCACTGCAACATCAAGAGGTATCTCTGCCTAAATAAAGTAGGTGCCACACAAAGAAAATGTTATCTCTCTAGTTCTTGCCGTCTCGAACCTTGAAATCTCTGACAGAGATTTGTGTGGGACATGTGTTGACAGAACATCCAGACCAAGGTATTCACTTATGTAACCTACATGCAAGCATTATATAGATACTATATATACAGTACACTCTTGGACCAGGGCAACCTAGGTCCCTACCCTGGACCCTGCACTTTAGAGGGCCGTGTTCCAGTCCTCCTTTGGTTGGCCCTCACCATAAGAGCAGGATTTTGATTTCAGGCTTCCAAAGATATGTAACCATCCGCTGCCCACATCCCCACTCCTGCTCAGGATTCCTGGGACCCTGGAATTCCTTACTTAATTGCCTAAGTCTGTGCAGGCCTTTTTCCCATCTGTCCTCCTGGAGACCAATCATGTCACAAGTGTATACCCCTAGGGCCAAGAGAAGGCTAAAGGGTAGCTGTCAAAAGAATCTGGAGGTGTGGGTTGGGATTTCAACTCTAATGCCTGGGAGACCTCCAGGAGACTCCTGGTAACGCAGGACCCAGAGCTAAGAGGAGGAACCATGGACCAGTGCTCTAAACCCAGGCTTCTCAAACATTGGAGACGTCTGTCCATATGTAGCATTTTAGGAGAAGAAAGTACATGTACTTGGATTAAAGAACAAGGAGAAAAATTACAGGAGTTTGaaggaaagcattttttaaaacataaattctaCTTTATTATCACATAGCCTATACCTAATTTTCTATAAAAAGCAATAATTTTTAGTAAGAGTAAGGACAGAGTTGTCTCCATTTAAATGCCTATCTCTTAACTATGTAATGTCTTTGTTTATGGATGGATCCCAGCTTGATCAGGTTCCAGGAGAGTCAAGTATTGATTATGCTTAAATGTATAATTTGCATAATCACAAGTAGAGAAATCCAGGAAGGAAAGCTGTTCGTAAGAGAAACAAGAGCTTTGTCATTTCACTTTTGGAAAGTTTGCCCTTTAAATCTCAAGCACTCTGGGGGTAGTTTCAGAGGTCAGAAACACAAGCAACTTTGGGCTGGTTCCATGACACATATATGTGGCATGAGGGTTTTCAGCTATTCTTGCCCAGGCATGGAATCTTGGGCTTGGCAGGGATGTACACACTTTCTTCCCAAGCAGCCTGTGGTTCCCTTGATCTTCAGCTACAGAGGCAGGAAGGATTCCAGGCCATGTCTTCAGCAGCCCCTGGAGCTGGAATGAGTTGGCCCAGGCTGCCCTGGTGCAGGACAGGTTAGGCGAGAAGAGCTCAGGCCTAGCTCCCCGCTGCAGGGAGAGGTAGGCCTGCCACTCCCTGCTGGAGCGGCAGCCTTAGCTTACTCAGGGCAGCCTGCAGAGATGGCAGCTGTTTCCTCATCCCTAGTGAGCCAACCCCAGAGAGGCAGTGTGGCCCCTGACACAGATGAAGTAGGAAACCAAGAGTCCCAGTGGTTCCTTGGCATGCTATCAAATGACCCCCAAAACTCTCTTTATCTGAATTGAGCCTCATCTTAGCCCCAGTCTGAGAGGCAAGTTTCTTTGCCTTGGGGATTAGCAATGTGAATGAGGGAATCACTGGTTTACAGTATATCTGCTGATTCTCCATTTTTGCCCTTAAGGAAATATAGGAATGCAGATTCCTGGATAGGTATTAGCcttattaaatcagaatctcagggGGCAAGGCCCCAGCACCTGCATTTATAAGCCACCAGATGATTTTTATGTACACTTAAGTTTGAGAAAATTAATAGACAGTATTTCCAGAACACCTGTTCATGATTGGCTGATCATATTCTAGTAACAACAGTAGTAATGCTGGCACTGATGTACTGCTGAGTGCCAGGCAGTAGTCTAAACACTCTACGTAAAGTAACTCATTCATTTCCACACCTACCTAGGGAGGTAGGAactactgttatccccattttacagaagaagaaaccgaAGGGCTTATTAAAAATACAGGATCCTAGGCCTAGCCGCAGAGAATCTGATTCAGAACCTCCAGAACAGGGCCTAGCGATCTTTATTTAGCACATTCCCAGGTATCGTGGTATCGTCTTAGGTATTGTGACTGAACGAGAATTCTTACGGGCTTATTCAAACATTTCAATGTCTCCTTTTCTAGGAGCCTAGGGATTGACAGAGTAGACAAGGTCCGTGCCTTCTGGGAGCTAAGCATGGCCGGGGAGTTAAATGCATATAAGAATCCAGGAGCATGGTGCCATCAGAAACAGGATGAGCACCATTTGCTATGCTCATAGCAATTATCTtttgggaagaaaataataaagaactaAAACCTTTGTAGAAAGCATCAGTCCACATAATACTGTATGTGTCTAAGGCCATTTACAAGGTGACTGCTTCCAACAGTTCAAGGAAATTACGTCCGGGGAAAAAAGAGTCCAAGGATTTTATGTCCAAGGAACATCCTTATCCATCAGTTCAGAGATGCCTGATTATTTGAAACCGATGTGTACGAATAGATTGTGTATCTACAGGAACTACAGTGAACTGTGGGCAGCCTGGCAAAAGCTAAAAAGGGAGAGACGGTTGGTGGCTGAGCGTAACATAGGAAATAAGGCAAATCCACATACTGTTTACGGTTACAGTGTACAGTGTTTTTGTGCACCTGAAATTTTATAGCAGTAATATAATGATGTTCTCCCTTAGAATAGAATGGAGTCAGTCGCCTAAGGAAATGCTTTAGGTATAAAAGTGTCCCTTATTCCTAAATACTGAAATATCTGTCATCTCCAGGGACCAGACCTGTAGTTGAGTATGATGGTACAGCTTTTCAGTACTTTTTCATTTGGATTTCTTCATACTAcagtaataacatttatttaaccattttataTCCCTACCCAGCTGGAAGGACATCAgccttgttttatttcatttttgtagtACTCAGCAACTATTGTTGAACTGTCAAAGGGTTTTCATAAAAAGCTAGAAGAAAATTTTTGAAACGTTAACAGTTGTTATCTTTACATGGTGAGAAGATGAATAATTGTTTACACCCTATGCTTTGGCATTTTCTAAATGCTAAAAATTACTATGGAtttctttgaaattaataaaaaattttaaaacaagtgcTTTCATATTTAATATCTGATTTTACCTCAACATGTCTCATAAGGCAATTAGGTGAGGAATATTCATATCCCCAATTTGGAGGCAAGGATGCTAAGAATTAGCTAACTTCTGGAATGATCCACCACTGTAATGATAGAGTTCAGACCACAATCTAAACTGTTGACTTCTGACCCCAGGATTTTATAGTTAGACCTTGCTGGGCTCCCTGTTGATACAAGCCTATGTGTACAACTAATGAGGCCAGTTCGGGGTGATAGTCAAAATATTTAGCAACTGGTCCAATAAAGGCACCAGCCAACCAGGTTTGCCAACCAGGTTTGGCGCTGCCTGGTCAGGAGAGACAGAGGCCGGGCCAGTGCCCACTAGCTGAGAGTGCACTCGCCTGCACTTGACTAAACTTTTTGAATGGTGCTTTAGGcatctcttttttctcttaataactgcattattaaaaacaatttatgtAAGGTTTGGGCACAATAATCAGTAACCATGAGAAACAACACACAGAGTTTTCCTGGGTCCACGTTTCTTCCAAACTGCAAACTTGCCTGAGGCCTGGTGCGTTGCAGTCACTCAAACTTAACTGCAGGATGCTGGTGAGAGGGCACAGATGATCCACTTTGACAAAATAGGagttttgttttcaatattttaattcagAAATTGTCTCCCACTGTCTTTGGTGGACTGACAGATATATTTGAAgggaatttcattaaaaaatactatttttctcaCAACTTGATCTGAATTGTTATAATTAATGGCTTAAAAATATTCGTAGGGAAGACACCTCTTTTGAAGAGTATCAATTTCAAGGATTAGCAACTCATCCTGTAAATATTCAGTGATTTCTTATCAAAATCTGGAATGTACAAGTGGCAAGTACTCCCCACCCAAAAAACCTCCCCCAGAACTGTAGATGTCTCCTTATTCTAATATCACTGTATGGGGCCAAAATAGTGGAGGCAGTTTCATACCCATGTGGTAATTGGGCACGAAAACCATGACTCTGTTCTGGCAAGAAACACTGTCAATCTTAGTAATGGAAATAATCTTGGACAGTGAAATAATTGACTATATACAGTGTAAAATACCCTCAAACTATTTGCAGATTTCATCAAAAGACCAAATGTTTTTTACTTAAGACCAGGAACATGGCAGGAAAGGAAATTAGAGGAAGGAAGCATCCGTCCCTTTTTCAGTCTCTGTAATTTCTATAAAGATTTGCACTTTGATTATGCTTAGTAGCACCATATGCT
This genomic window from Eubalaena glacialis isolate mEubGla1 chromosome 8, mEubGla1.1.hap2.+ XY, whole genome shotgun sequence contains:
- the TRIL gene encoding TLR4 interactor with leucine rich repeats; the encoded protein is MEAARALRFLLVVCGCLALPPRAQPVCPERCDCQHPQHLLCTNRGLRAVPKTSSLPSPQDVLTYSLGGNFITNITAFDFHRLGQLRRLDLQYNQIRSLHPKTFEKLSRLEELYLGNNLLQALAPGTLAPLRKLRILYANGNEISRLSRGSFEGLESLVKLRLDGNALGVLPDAVFAPLGNLLYLHLESNRIRFLGKNAFAHLGKLRFLNLSANELQPSLRHAATFAPLRSLSTLILSANSLQHLGPRVFQHLPRLGLLSLRGNQLTHLAPEAFWGLEALRELRLEGNRLSQLPVALLEPLHSLEALDLSGNELSALHPTIFGHLGRLRELSLRDNALSALSGDIFASSPALYRLDLDGNGWTCDCRLRDLKRWMGDWHSQGRLLTVFVQCRHPPALRGKYLDYLDDQQLQNGSCTDPSPSVSPTGESKRHALPTAPGKEVAPPAGALAEKPPPQPQPQPQQRGRFLPGVAWDGAARELLSNRSALRLSRRGPGLQQPSSNAAAAAGPAPHPLDLLEKPERERPTPSDPTHTEPTPTATLGSAPAGDPWQRAAKQHLAAQQQESTAQSDGGVGLPPLVSDPCDFNKFILCNLTVEAVGANSAAVRWAVREHRSPRPLGGARFRLLFDRFGQQPKFHRFVYLPERSDSATLRELRGDTPYLVCVEGVLGGRVCPVAPRDHCAGLVTLPEPGSRSSVDYQLLTLALLAVNALLVLLALAAWASRWLRRKLRARRKGGAPVHVRHMYSTRRPLRSMGTGVSADFSGFQSHRPRTTVCALSEADLIEFPCDRFMDSGGGGAGGSLRREDHLLQRFAD